In the genome of Alphaproteobacteria bacterium, the window ACCGATCTTTGGGGCCTCACCTCGGGTGCTGATGTAGCGCACGAAACTTTCCTCTCGCTAGCGCGGCGGCACCCTATAGAGCCCGGCCCAGCGGCGCAACGCTTAGTTGGGCATCAACAACCTGAGCCGGGCTTCCTCGGCCACCACCTCGACCGGCAGTTGGCCGCGCAGGTCGCCGTCGACCTGGACTGCGTAGCCCCGGGGCTCGAGGATGCGCAAGCTTTGCACCGGCCGCACCAGCACGTCGTCGAGGAAGGGGATGCGGCCGCGGGCATAGGCGATGCCGTAGCGCACCAGGTTCCAGCGTCCCGTGCGCAGCCCCAGCAGCACGTGCAGCGTGCCGTCGTCGAGGCGGGCCTCGGGGGCCACCACGTGGGGGCCGGCGAAGCGGCTGCAGGTGGTCACGATGACCGTCGAGGCGCGGTAGCGCTGATCGTCGATCTCGACCTCGAAGACGGTGCTGCCGTCGCGTATGAGGGCAATCAAGAGCGCCACGAAGTAGGCGCCGCGGCCGATCAGCGATTTGAGCCAGGGTTTGAGATATTTGACGGCCGCCGAATCGAGCCCGGCACCGACGCAGAGCAGAAAACGCCGGCCCTCGACGCAGCCCACCGTGGCCTCGATGATGCGGCCCTCGGCGATCATCCCGGCCATGGCGGCGGGCTTGGGCTCGAGCCCGATCTCCAGGGCCAGCACGTTGACGGTGCCGAAGGGGAAGGTGGCGAAGGCCGGCCCCTGGAAGACGCCGTCCTGGACCGCGGCGCCGTCGAGCAGGCCCGAGAGCACCTCGTTGACCGTGCCGTCGCCGCCAGAGGCCACGATCACATCGGCCTCCAGGCCGGGGTCGTCGCGGGCCTCGCGAACCTGGGCTTCGGCCTGGTCGGGGCCATCGGTGGGCAGCACCGTGGTGATGCAGCCGCTGGCTGCCAGGGCGTCGATGGTGCGGTGAAAGCTGCCGGGGCTGCGCCGGCGGCGGCCGGCGATGGGGTTGTCGACAACCAGAACCCGGCGGCCGGCGCTCATTCCAGGGCTTCCACCCAGACCGCCGTGTCATGGAAGGCGGCGCCGCCGGCCGGCGCCGGACTGTCGGCACCGGTCAGGCTGTTGATGCCGCACCCGTCCCGGAAGTGGCGGTTGGGCCAGATGCTCTCGACCACCAGCACGCCGCGCTGCAGGCCGTCGAAGAGCATCGCCTTAAGCTCGACCCGGCCGCGCCGGTTGCCCAGGCGCACCCCTGAGCCCTCGCCGATATTAAGCTCGCGGGCGTCATCGGGGTGGATGCGCAGTGTCGGTTGGCGCTCGCGCTCGAGCGAGCCCGGCGTCTCGGTGAACGTGGTATTCAAAAAGTTGCGCGCCGGCGAGGTCATCAGCTTGAAGGGATGTTCGGCGTCGGCCTCCTCGATCACCGCCCAATGATCTGGCAGCGTTGGCATCAGGTGGCCCAGTCGGCCCTGGCCCGGCCAGTCGGGCTTGAAGCGGAATTTGCCGTCGGGCCAGCCGAAGCCATCGAGGAAGTGAGCGCTTTCGAAGTCCGGCATGCAGTCATGCCAGCGCTCGGCCTTGAGGGTTTCAAGATCCACCAGCCCCGAGGTCTCGAGCGTGGCGGCGATGATCTCCATCTCGCTCATCTCGAAGCCGGGATGCTTGGCCCCCAAACGGTGCGCCAGCTCGCAGTGTACGAAATGGTTGGGCCGGCACTCGGCCAGCGGCTCGATCACCCGGGCGCCGAGCTGGATGTGGGAATGGCCGCCGGACTGATAAAGGTCGTCGTGTTCCAGGAAGGTGGTGGCGGGCAACACGATGTCGGCGAATTTGGCGGTGTCGGTGAGGAATTGCTCGTGCACGCAGACGAAAAGATCCTCGCGGGCAAAGCCCTGGCGCACCAGGTTCTGGTCCGGTGCCACCACGATGGGATTGGTGTTCTGGATCAGCATGGCGGTGACCGGGGGGCCTGAGCCGATGTCCTCGGCGTCGCCGTTGAGCACGGGGCCGATGCGCGACATGTCGAGGACGCGGATGGATTTATCGCGCACATCGAGGCCCTGGATCAGGGTGCGGTCGAAGGGGTAGATGCCGCCGTTGGAATAAAGCGCGCCGCCGCCCCGGTGGCGCCAATGGCCGCAGATGGCGGGCAGGCAGGACACCGCGTGCATGTTGGCGGCGCCGTTGCGGTGGCGGGTGAAGCCGTAGCCCAGGCGGATGAAGGCCCGCTCGGTGCGGCCGTAAAGGGCAGCGAAATCTTCGATCTCGGAGGCCTGAAGTCCGGTGATGGCGGCCGCCCATTCGGGCGTGCGGCTGGCCAGGTGGGCTTCCAGTTCATCCGGCACATCGGTGTATCGCGCCAGGTATGCCCGGTCGGCAAGGCCATCGCGAAAGAGTACGTGCATGATGGCGCAGGCCAGGGCGCCGTCGCTGCCGGGCCGCAAGCAAAGGTGAATATCGGCCGTCTCGGCGGTCGGGTTGCGGTAGGGATCGACCACCACCAGCTTGGCGCTCCGGCCCTTGCGGGCCTTGGCGACGTGGTGCATTACGTTGACCTGGGTGGCCACGGCATTGGTGCCCCAGAGCACGATGAGGTCGCTCTCCGCCATCTCGCGGGGATCGACGCCGGTCAGCCGGCCCGCTCCCGCCAGCCAGCCCGGCTGGGTGGTGCCGACGCAGATCGAGGTGCTTTGGCCGGAATAGCCCAGCGCATGGCGAAAGCGCTCGATGCCGTCGCGCTGTACCAGGCCCATGGTGCCGGCGTAGAAGTAGGGCCAGACGCTCTCGGAGCCATACTTTTCCGTGGCCCGGGCGAAGGCCGCGGCGACCTCGTCGAGCGCTTCGTCCCAGCCGATCGGTGTGAAGTCGTCCGAGCCCTTGGCGCCGGTGCGCTTGAGCGGCCTGGTCAGGCGCTCGGGGTGGTGCACGCGTTCGGCATAGCGCGCCACCTTGGCGCAGACCACGCCCGCGGTGTAGCTGTTCTCCCGGGCGCCGTGGATGCGGCCAATGGTGCGGCTGTCCAGGCGTTCGACCTCGAGGGCGCAGGTCGAGGGGCAGTCGTGGGGACAGACCGAGGCGACGAGGTCGGGTTTGTTCGGCACGCGGGCCTCCCGGGCAATGTAAACATGGATCGCTGGCCGCAGCATAGCGGGGGGCAGGGGGCCTGTGCTACCCTCGCGCCCCGGAGTACGCCATGGATCACGCCTTGCAGCACGAGATACCCGAGGCCGACGCTACGGCCATGCCCCAGGCTGCCTGGTGCGCCAATCCGATCATCGAATGGCTGCTGACCGAGGCCTGGAGCATTGCCCAGCCGGGCGAGCTGATTGCCGCCTTTGGGGCCCGCCTGGTGACTGAGGGGGTGCCGCTCATGCGCCTCATGTGCTTCATTCGCACGCTTCACCCCCAGGTCATCGGCACGCGCTATGAATGGCGCCGCGAGCGCGGCACGACCGAGGAATTCGAACCTCCACATCACGTCACGGAATCGCGCCAGTACACGGAAAGCCCGATGGCGGCGCTCTTTGAGGACGGCGCCGCCGCCATCCGCCGCCGCCTCGATGCCGGGGCCGAGATCGACTATCCCATCCTGGCCGAGTTGGCAGCCGAGGGGATTACCGACTACGTGGCGCTGCCGCTGATCTTCTCGGACGGCACCATCAACGCCATTACCTTTTCCGCCGACCGTGCCGGCGGCTTCCATACCGCAGAGCTCGAGGTGGTCTACGATTCCATTGCCGTTTTGGCCCGCCTGATCGAGACCCACACGCTGAGGCGCACCGCCCGCACCCTGATGGAAACCTACGTCGGCCGTCAGGCCGGCTCGCGCATGCTGGACGGCCTGGTCAAGCTGGGCGACGGTGAAAGGATCCACGCCGTGATCTGGTTTTGCGACCTGCGCGATTCGACCGCTTTGGCGGAAACCCTGCCGATGGAGGAATTTCTCGGGCTGCTCAACGATTTCTTCGCCTGCATGGCCGGTGCCGTGATGGATCATGGCGGCGAGGTCTTGCGCTTCATCGGCGACGCGGCGCTGGCGATCTTTGCCATCGACGGTGCCGATCACCCACTGGACCAGGCCTGTACGCCGCTCGAAGGCACCTGCATGCGCTCGCTCGACGCTGCTCGCGATGCCCGCGCCCGCCTTGAAAGGGTCAACCTGAAACGCCAGGGCCGGGGCCAAGAACCGATTGGCTATGGCCTGGCGCTACACGTCGGTGACGTCATGTACGGCAACATCGGCGTGCCCGAACGGCTCGAATTCACGGTCATCGGCAGCGCCGCCAACGAGGCCGCCCGCATCGAGGGACTGAGCCGCGAGCTGGGCCACGACATCCTCATCTCGAGCGAGTTCGAGCGTTGCTTCGGAAACCAGATCGTCTCGCTGGGCCACCACCAGCTGCGCGGCGTGGGCCAAGCCCAGGAGATCTTCACCCTCAGCGACCCAGGGTTGGCCCCTTGAGCAGCCAGGCAGCCCAGCAGCCGCAGACCAGCGCCAGCCTGGTGGCCCGGCTTTGGCGCGAGCACATCCGGCGCCATCTCGGCCCCATCGTCTTTGCCGCCTTGTGCATGGTCGTGGCGGCGGCCGCCACGGCGGCCAACGCCTGGCTCTTGCAGCCGGTGATGGACGAGATCTTCCTGGCCGGCAACCGCGAGCTTTTGCTGCTGGTTCCGCTGGCGGTGCTGGGGCTGGCCCTGATCAAGGGCGGCGCCACCTTCGTCCAGGGCTATCTGATGGGCGCCATCGGCCAGCGCATCATCGCCGAGATCCAGTTGGCGCTTTACGCCCACCTGATGCGGGCCGATCTGGCCTACTTCCAGAACACGGCCTCGGGGCGGCTGGTGTCGAACTTCCTCAACGACGCCAACCTCTTGCGCGACGCCGTGGCGCGGACGCTGACCGGCATGGTCAAGGACAGCCTGACCTTGGTCTTCCTGGTGGCCTTGATGTTCTACCAGGATTGGCGCCTGGCCGCCGTCAGCTTCGTGGTCTTTCCCCTGGCCATAATCCCGGTGCGCAACCTGGGCCGGCGCATGCGCAAGGCCTCGACCGCTACCCAGGAACGCACCGGCCGCTTTGCGGCGCTGCTCAGCGAGACCCTGCAGGGCGCCCGCCACGTCAAGGCCTACGGCATGGAGGCCTACGAGACCGGGCGCGCCGGCCAGGCCGTCGAGGAGCGCCTGCGGGCCGTGCTCAAGGTGGTCAAGGCGCGGGCCGCGGCAACGCCGCTGATGGAGACGCTGGGCGGTATCGCCGTGGCCGCGGTGATCTACTATGGCGGCAGCCGGGTGATGGCCGGCGAGACCACGCCGGGCATCTTCTTTTCCTTCATGGCGGCGCTGATCATGGCCTACCAGCCGCTCAAGAGCCTGGCCAACCTGAATGCCGCCCTGCAGGAGGGACTGGCGGCGGCCCAGCGCATCTTCGCCATGTTCGACGTCGAGCCCGAGATCCGCGAACGCCTCGGCGCGCCGGCTCTCGAGGTGGCCGAGGGCGGCATCCGTTTCGAGGACGTGAGCTTCGCCTATGGCCAGGACCGCCCGGCCCTGGGCGGCGTCAGCTTCGAGGTGCCGGCCGGGCGCACCGTGGCGCTGGTCGGAGCCTCGGGGGCCGGCAAGTCGACGGTGCTGAACCTGATCCCGCGCTTTTACGACATCGGCGCCGGACGCCTGCAAATCGACGGCCAGGAGGTAAGCCAGGTCGGCCTGGCCAGCCTGCGCGCCGCCATCGGCCTGGTCAGCCAGGAAGCGACGCTGTTTGACGACACGGTGCGGGCCAACATCGCCTACGGCCGCCCCGGCGCCGACGATGCCGCCATCGAGGCGGCGGCCCGGGCGGCGGCGGCGGCCGACTTCATCGCCGAGCTGCCGCAGGGCTTCGACACCATGGTCGGCGAATCCGGCAGCCGCCTTTCCGGCGGCCAGCGCCAGCGCATCGCCATCGCCCGGGCCATGCTCAAGGATGCGCCCATCCTGCTGCTCGACGAGGCCACCTCGGCGCTGGACGCCGAATCCGAACGCCAGGTCCAGGCCGCGCTGGGCACCCTGATGCAAGGCCGCACCACGCTCATCGTCGCCCACCGCCTGTCGACGGTGATCGAGGCCGATGTCATCCACGTCATGGACCAGGGCGGCATCGTCGAATCGGGCAGCCACGCCGAGCTGATGGCGCGCGGCGGCACCTACGCCGGGCTCTACCGCCAGCAGGAGAGCGCTTCCGCCTCCATAACCGACATTACAACCCCTGTCGGAGCGCGGGCCTGAGGGCCGCGGCACCCGGCAGCGTCCGCCCGGCCGTGCGCCTCGACAAGCGCCTTCTTGCCAATCCCCGGGTGCGGGCGGTGCTGTGCTTCGTGGCCGCTGGCTACATGCGCTTGGTCTACCGGTGCAGCCGCTGGCAGACCTTCGGCGGCGAGATACCGGCCGCCTTCTGGCAGCGCCGCGAGCCCTTCATCGTGGCCTTCTGGCACGGCCGCCTGCTGCTGGCGCCCTTTGGCTGGCCGCGCGGCGTGCCCGTCCACATGCTGATCTCGCAGCACCGCGACGGCGAGCTGATCGCCCGCACCATCGGCCATTTCGGCTTCCAGACGGTGCGCGGATCGAGCCGCCGCCAGGGCAGCCAGGCGCTGCGCACCATGGTCAAGGCGCTGCAGGACGGAAGCTGCATCGGCATCACCCCCGACGGGCCGCATGGGCCGCGCATGCGGGCCAGCGAGGGTGTGGTTTCGCTGGCCCGGTTGGCCGGCGTACCGGTGATTCCGGCCGCCATCGGCATCAGCCGCCGCCGCCTCATGGGCTCCTGGGACCGCATGATCGTGGGCCTGCCCTTCAGTCGCGGCGTCTTCGTCTGGGGCCAGCCCATCACTGTGCCCCGCGAGGCCGACGCCGCGGC includes:
- a CDS encoding lysophospholipid acyltransferase family protein — encoded protein: MRLDKRLLANPRVRAVLCFVAAGYMRLVYRCSRWQTFGGEIPAAFWQRREPFIVAFWHGRLLLAPFGWPRGVPVHMLISQHRDGELIARTIGHFGFQTVRGSSRRQGSQALRTMVKALQDGSCIGITPDGPHGPRMRASEGVVSLARLAGVPVIPAAIGISRRRLMGSWDRMIVGLPFSRGVFVWGQPITVPREADAAAQAALRLEIEESLTALSDEADRRCGVTPVTADPA
- a CDS encoding molybdopterin oxidoreductase family protein translates to MPNKPDLVASVCPHDCPSTCALEVERLDSRTIGRIHGARENSYTAGVVCAKVARYAERVHHPERLTRPLKRTGAKGSDDFTPIGWDEALDEVAAAFARATEKYGSESVWPYFYAGTMGLVQRDGIERFRHALGYSGQSTSICVGTTQPGWLAGAGRLTGVDPREMAESDLIVLWGTNAVATQVNVMHHVAKARKGRSAKLVVVDPYRNPTAETADIHLCLRPGSDGALACAIMHVLFRDGLADRAYLARYTDVPDELEAHLASRTPEWAAAITGLQASEIEDFAALYGRTERAFIRLGYGFTRHRNGAANMHAVSCLPAICGHWRHRGGGALYSNGGIYPFDRTLIQGLDVRDKSIRVLDMSRIGPVLNGDAEDIGSGPPVTAMLIQNTNPIVVAPDQNLVRQGFAREDLFVCVHEQFLTDTAKFADIVLPATTFLEHDDLYQSGGHSHIQLGARVIEPLAECRPNHFVHCELAHRLGAKHPGFEMSEMEIIAATLETSGLVDLETLKAERWHDCMPDFESAHFLDGFGWPDGKFRFKPDWPGQGRLGHLMPTLPDHWAVIEEADAEHPFKLMTSPARNFLNTTFTETPGSLERERQPTLRIHPDDARELNIGEGSGVRLGNRRGRVELKAMLFDGLQRGVLVVESIWPNRHFRDGCGINSLTGADSPAPAGGAAFHDTAVWVEALE
- the msbA gene encoding lipid A export permease/ATP-binding protein MsbA, whose product is MSSQAAQQPQTSASLVARLWREHIRRHLGPIVFAALCMVVAAAATAANAWLLQPVMDEIFLAGNRELLLLVPLAVLGLALIKGGATFVQGYLMGAIGQRIIAEIQLALYAHLMRADLAYFQNTASGRLVSNFLNDANLLRDAVARTLTGMVKDSLTLVFLVALMFYQDWRLAAVSFVVFPLAIIPVRNLGRRMRKASTATQERTGRFAALLSETLQGARHVKAYGMEAYETGRAGQAVEERLRAVLKVVKARAAATPLMETLGGIAVAAVIYYGGSRVMAGETTPGIFFSFMAALIMAYQPLKSLANLNAALQEGLAAAQRIFAMFDVEPEIRERLGAPALEVAEGGIRFEDVSFAYGQDRPALGGVSFEVPAGRTVALVGASGAGKSTVLNLIPRFYDIGAGRLQIDGQEVSQVGLASLRAAIGLVSQEATLFDDTVRANIAYGRPGADDAAIEAAARAAAAADFIAELPQGFDTMVGESGSRLSGGQRQRIAIARAMLKDAPILLLDEATSALDAESERQVQAALGTLMQGRTTLIVAHRLSTVIEADVIHVMDQGGIVESGSHAELMARGGTYAGLYRQQESASASITDITTPVGARA
- a CDS encoding adenylate/guanylate cyclase domain-containing protein yields the protein MDHALQHEIPEADATAMPQAAWCANPIIEWLLTEAWSIAQPGELIAAFGARLVTEGVPLMRLMCFIRTLHPQVIGTRYEWRRERGTTEEFEPPHHVTESRQYTESPMAALFEDGAAAIRRRLDAGAEIDYPILAELAAEGITDYVALPLIFSDGTINAITFSADRAGGFHTAELEVVYDSIAVLARLIETHTLRRTARTLMETYVGRQAGSRMLDGLVKLGDGERIHAVIWFCDLRDSTALAETLPMEEFLGLLNDFFACMAGAVMDHGGEVLRFIGDAALAIFAIDGADHPLDQACTPLEGTCMRSLDAARDARARLERVNLKRQGRGQEPIGYGLALHVGDVMYGNIGVPERLEFTVIGSAANEAARIEGLSRELGHDILISSEFERCFGNQIVSLGHHQLRGVGQAQEIFTLSDPGLAP
- a CDS encoding diacylglycerol kinase family protein, whose protein sequence is MSAGRRVLVVDNPIAGRRRRSPGSFHRTIDALAASGCITTVLPTDGPDQAEAQVREARDDPGLEADVIVASGGDGTVNEVLSGLLDGAAVQDGVFQGPAFATFPFGTVNVLALEIGLEPKPAAMAGMIAEGRIIEATVGCVEGRRFLLCVGAGLDSAAVKYLKPWLKSLIGRGAYFVALLIALIRDGSTVFEVEIDDQRYRASTVIVTTCSRFAGPHVVAPEARLDDGTLHVLLGLRTGRWNLVRYGIAYARGRIPFLDDVLVRPVQSLRILEPRGYAVQVDGDLRGQLPVEVVAEEARLRLLMPN